A window of Lysobacter terrestris contains these coding sequences:
- a CDS encoding GFA family protein → MSQQHTGNCFCGAVEVQATGAPEAMGYCHCASCRSWSAGPVNAFTLWKPENVAVTRGAEYIGHFQKTAMSDRQFCTRCGGHLMTHHAPLGLTDVYAATIPTLDFQPAVHVNYAETVLPMKDGLPKLKDFPSEFGGSGETVPE, encoded by the coding sequence ATGTCGCAACAACACACCGGCAATTGCTTCTGCGGCGCCGTCGAAGTCCAGGCCACCGGCGCGCCCGAAGCGATGGGCTACTGCCACTGTGCCTCGTGCCGCTCCTGGTCGGCCGGGCCGGTCAATGCCTTCACCCTGTGGAAGCCGGAAAACGTGGCGGTGACGCGCGGCGCGGAATACATCGGCCACTTCCAGAAGACCGCCATGAGCGACCGGCAGTTCTGCACGCGCTGCGGTGGCCACCTGATGACCCACCATGCGCCGCTCGGCCTCACCGATGTGTACGCCGCGACGATCCCCACGCTCGACTTCCAGCCGGCGGTGCACGTGAACTATGCCGAGACGGTGCTGCCGATGAAGGACGGCCTGCCCAAGCTGAAGGACTTTCCATCCGAGTTCGGCGGGTCGGGCGAGACGGTTCCGGAATAG
- a CDS encoding M20/M25/M40 family metallo-hydrolase: MRPTVQPRRPALAAAVLWALLGMPLLVSAADADMAAIQRTVTAQHDVSLKRLQDWIALPSIAAENLNSREGAEYMARLAREAGFQQVAVLDTDGKPGVFATLDAGAKKTVGLYFMYDVKQFDPAEWTSPPLESKLVDRPGLGKVLVGRGAVNQKGPESALLAALHAIRIANQKMPVNLVLVAEGEEEIGSPHIGQLVHRPEVEAALRNTIGVFMPAASQDSDGNVQITLGAKGVVELELVASGEKWGRGPKKDIHSSLKAMVDSPAWRLVKALDTLVSEDGNTITIDGYPAAPPISAEHKAMIAAVVKVRSEAKSKKQFGVEHWIDDLPWQQANERLVSQPTVNIEGLVGGYTGPGGKTVLPHRAVAKIDMRLVPGMKKDAAVAALKAHLAKRGYADIEVNVSGGYDATQTSADAALIQAQRSVLERRGIKPLLWPRNAGSYPGFVFTDAPLSLASGHFGLGHGSGAHAPDEYYLIESTNPAVQGYDGAVMSFVEYLYELGK, encoded by the coding sequence ATGCGCCCGACCGTCCAACCCCGTCGTCCCGCTCTCGCTGCTGCCGTGCTCTGGGCGCTGCTCGGCATGCCGCTGCTGGTCTCCGCCGCCGATGCCGACATGGCCGCGATCCAGCGCACCGTCACCGCGCAGCACGACGTGTCGCTCAAGCGGCTTCAGGACTGGATCGCGCTGCCGTCGATCGCGGCGGAAAACCTAAATTCGCGCGAAGGCGCGGAGTACATGGCCAGGCTCGCGCGCGAGGCCGGTTTCCAGCAGGTCGCGGTCCTCGACACCGACGGCAAGCCCGGCGTGTTCGCTACGCTCGATGCGGGCGCGAAGAAAACCGTGGGCCTGTACTTCATGTACGACGTGAAGCAGTTCGATCCCGCGGAATGGACCTCGCCGCCGCTGGAATCGAAACTCGTCGACAGGCCCGGCCTGGGCAAGGTGCTGGTCGGACGCGGCGCGGTGAACCAGAAGGGCCCCGAATCCGCGCTGCTCGCCGCGCTGCATGCCATCCGCATCGCGAACCAGAAGATGCCGGTGAACCTGGTGCTGGTGGCCGAAGGCGAGGAGGAGATCGGCTCGCCGCACATCGGCCAGCTCGTGCACCGCCCCGAAGTCGAAGCCGCGTTGCGCAACACCATTGGCGTGTTCATGCCCGCGGCCTCGCAGGACAGCGACGGCAACGTGCAGATCACCCTCGGCGCCAAGGGCGTGGTCGAACTGGAACTGGTCGCCAGCGGCGAGAAGTGGGGCCGGGGGCCGAAGAAGGACATCCACTCCTCGCTCAAGGCCATGGTCGACAGCCCCGCATGGCGGCTGGTGAAGGCGCTCGACACGCTGGTCTCCGAGGACGGCAACACCATCACCATCGACGGCTATCCCGCCGCGCCGCCGATCAGCGCCGAACACAAGGCCATGATCGCCGCCGTCGTGAAGGTGCGCAGCGAAGCCAAGAGCAAGAAGCAGTTCGGCGTGGAGCACTGGATCGACGACCTGCCGTGGCAGCAGGCCAACGAGCGCCTGGTGTCGCAGCCCACGGTGAACATCGAAGGCCTCGTCGGCGGCTACACCGGCCCGGGCGGCAAGACCGTGCTGCCGCACCGCGCCGTGGCCAAGATCGACATGCGCCTGGTACCGGGCATGAAGAAGGACGCCGCCGTTGCCGCGCTGAAGGCGCACCTGGCCAAGCGCGGCTACGCCGACATCGAGGTCAACGTCAGCGGCGGCTACGACGCCACCCAGACCTCCGCCGACGCCGCGCTGATCCAGGCGCAGCGCAGCGTGCTCGAACGTCGCGGCATCAAGCCCTTGCTGTGGCCGCGCAACGCCGGCTCCTACCCGGGGTTCGTCTTCACCGATGCGCCGTTGAGCCTCGCCTCCGGCCACTTCGGCCTAGGCCACGGCAGCGGCGCGCACGCCCCGGACGAGTACTACCTGATCGAATCCACCAACCCGGCGGTGCAGGGGTACGACGGCGCGGTGATGTCGTTCGTGGAGTATCTGTACGAACTTGGTAAATGA
- a CDS encoding L,D-transpeptidase family protein, with product MKIPLMNATFIFFALGCNGSHAREPDLLPKEQRATRILVDKSDRLLTLYRDDAVIAQYRVRLGANPEGDKVQYGDERTPEGNYEIDSKNAESKFHLGLHISYPNAQDRSEAEDKKVDPGGAIMIHGGNAWWRPFNWTDGCIAVSNREIEEIWKRVGTGTPVTIVP from the coding sequence ATGAAAATCCCCCTCATGAATGCAACCTTCATCTTCTTCGCACTGGGCTGCAATGGAAGCCACGCGAGGGAACCTGACTTGCTCCCGAAAGAGCAGCGCGCGACCCGGATACTCGTAGACAAGTCAGACCGATTGCTCACCCTCTATCGCGACGACGCCGTAATTGCGCAGTATCGAGTGCGATTGGGTGCAAATCCGGAAGGCGACAAAGTGCAATATGGCGACGAACGGACACCAGAAGGGAACTACGAGATCGACTCCAAGAATGCGGAGAGCAAGTTCCATCTTGGCCTCCACATTTCGTACCCGAATGCGCAAGACCGATCGGAGGCCGAAGACAAAAAAGTAGATCCGGGTGGTGCCATCATGATTCACGGCGGCAACGCCTGGTGGCGCCCTTTCAACTGGACCGATGGCTGCATCGCGGTAAGTAATCGCGAGATCGAAGAAATCTGGAAGCGCGTTGGCACGGGCACTCCAGTCACAATCGTTCCTTAA
- a CDS encoding lipid A deacylase LpxR family protein, producing the protein MNRFSVLVAAGLLAPAHAQAIEPAAVGADTSFSSWHLDQDLFALGHNQDRNYTMGVRFVWQNDAARHKLAGKLLLPLVDGIDPSGAGAYAVSFGNSAFTPDDLRRSDVIADDRPYGSLLYWGASVVASDADAPERQASAAKLVVGVLGLPISDWGQSGIHTAWRHFAGTPDPYDPKGWDNQISDGGEFTAMYQRSWLQRLPVSSRYFDAAQTVDAYAGYYTGASYAVVGKWGRFSKETTPFWEMIGDIDPQADANMLAQLQTVPARSDQGAVYLGTVASTGLDPWYRIKEWYFTGGVRARWVGYNELLQGGFRDSRHTLSAGEIERWVGEASVGFNLTFPLGRRLMLTCTERSPEHKLAERRSHRWCGINFYRASRR; encoded by the coding sequence ATGAATCGATTTTCGGTGCTCGTTGCTGCAGGGCTGTTGGCGCCTGCTCATGCGCAAGCGATTGAACCAGCCGCCGTCGGTGCGGACACGTCCTTCAGCTCGTGGCACCTGGATCAGGACCTGTTCGCTTTGGGCCACAATCAGGATCGCAATTACACGATGGGGGTGCGCTTTGTCTGGCAGAACGACGCCGCTCGGCACAAGCTCGCCGGTAAGCTGTTGCTGCCGCTGGTCGATGGTATTGATCCGAGTGGCGCGGGCGCCTACGCGGTTTCGTTCGGCAACAGTGCGTTCACGCCCGACGACCTGCGCCGCTCCGACGTGATTGCCGACGACCGGCCATACGGTTCGCTGTTGTATTGGGGCGCCTCCGTGGTCGCTTCTGACGCAGATGCTCCGGAACGGCAGGCAAGTGCGGCGAAGCTGGTCGTCGGAGTGCTTGGGCTGCCGATCAGTGACTGGGGGCAGAGTGGCATCCACACCGCCTGGCGGCATTTCGCGGGGACCCCGGACCCGTATGACCCAAAGGGCTGGGACAACCAGATTTCGGATGGCGGCGAGTTCACCGCCATGTACCAGCGCTCATGGCTGCAGCGCTTACCGGTGTCATCGCGGTACTTTGATGCGGCCCAGACCGTGGATGCGTACGCGGGCTACTACACCGGAGCGAGTTACGCGGTGGTCGGCAAGTGGGGTCGGTTCTCCAAGGAGACCACGCCGTTCTGGGAAATGATCGGCGACATCGATCCGCAGGCGGATGCCAACATGCTGGCGCAGCTGCAAACTGTACCCGCGCGCTCCGATCAAGGGGCCGTGTACCTGGGTACGGTGGCGAGCACCGGTCTCGACCCCTGGTATCGCATCAAGGAGTGGTACTTCACCGGGGGCGTGCGAGCGCGCTGGGTAGGCTACAACGAACTGCTGCAGGGCGGCTTCCGCGATTCAAGGCACACCCTGTCAGCGGGCGAAATCGAGCGATGGGTCGGTGAGGCCTCGGTGGGTTTCAATCTCACGTTTCCACTCGGCCGGCGGTTGATGCTGACCTGCACGGAGCGCAGCCCCGAGCACAAACTCGCAGAGCGCCGCTCTCATCGTTGGTGCGGGATCAATTTCTACCGGGCTTCGCGCCGGTAG